In the Phaeobacter gallaeciensis genome, one interval contains:
- a CDS encoding thioesterase family protein: MSKAQSSNALSAAPFFSQRADGAFVGNDPARGPWSPDHCHAGPVTGLVARAAEQAVGPGKMLTRLTLDILRPLPLAGLWVAAETTRHTRTLATTSVTVHDDDGTLCVRASSMHLVEKDLGQVPTAPVTPLRLEEATPGDFTIGAGLHDRPYFGQFLDVAYPPGAGFGPGPKAMWMRTTTLLEGEEQSPIQSLCALADCGNGISWNARPAEMGFMNTDLTLHVHRAPESDWLASDSVSHWHGTGIGMSQSVLQDTKGPVATALQTLVLHPPT, translated from the coding sequence ATGTCAAAGGCGCAGTCGTCGAACGCCCTGTCGGCGGCGCCGTTCTTTTCCCAGCGCGCCGATGGCGCCTTTGTCGGCAATGACCCGGCCCGGGGTCCCTGGTCCCCGGATCATTGCCACGCCGGTCCGGTCACCGGGCTGGTGGCGCGGGCGGCAGAGCAGGCGGTGGGGCCGGGCAAGATGCTGACCCGGCTCACCCTCGATATCCTGCGCCCCCTGCCGCTGGCGGGGCTTTGGGTGGCGGCGGAAACCACCCGCCACACCCGGACGCTGGCAACCACTTCGGTGACTGTCCACGATGACGACGGGACGCTCTGCGTGCGGGCCTCTTCGATGCATCTGGTCGAGAAGGATCTGGGACAGGTGCCGACGGCGCCGGTCACGCCCCTGCGGCTGGAGGAGGCCACGCCCGGCGATTTCACCATCGGCGCCGGGCTGCACGACAGGCCCTATTTCGGGCAGTTTCTGGATGTTGCCTACCCACCGGGGGCGGGCTTTGGCCCTGGCCCCAAGGCGATGTGGATGCGCACGACGACGCTGCTGGAGGGAGAGGAGCAGTCGCCGATCCAGTCGCTTTGCGCGCTTGCCGATTGCGGCAATGGTATCTCCTGGAACGCGCGTCCGGCCGAAATGGGCTTCATGAACACCGACCTGACCCTGCATGTGCACCGCGCCCCGGAAAGCGACTGGCTGGCCTCCGATTCCGTGTCGCATTGGCACGGCACCGGCATCGGCATGTCGCAATCGGTCCTGCAGGACACCAAAGGGCCGGTCGCGACCGCCTTGCAGACCCTGGTGCTGCACCCGCCCACCTGA
- the truA gene encoding tRNA pseudouridine(38-40) synthase TruA codes for MPRFALKVEYHGAPFAGWQRQKEHPSVQGAIEAALARLEPGDHTIAAAGRTDAGVHGLGQVAHCDLQKDWDPFRLSEALNFHLKPNPVAITSCARVADDWHARFSAVERQYLFRILMRRAPATHEAGQVWQVPHELDAEAMQQAADHLIGHHDFTTFRSTICQAASPVKTLDELTVERVAGFTGPEIHFHVRARSFLHNQVRSFVGTLERVGAGSWSPADVKAALETRDRAACGPVCPGHGLYLARVGYPDPVFATDSR; via the coding sequence ATGCCGCGTTTTGCTCTCAAAGTCGAATATCATGGGGCGCCCTTTGCCGGCTGGCAAAGGCAGAAGGAACACCCCTCTGTGCAGGGGGCGATCGAGGCTGCGCTGGCGCGGCTGGAGCCTGGGGATCACACCATCGCCGCCGCCGGACGTACCGATGCCGGAGTGCACGGGCTGGGCCAGGTGGCGCATTGCGATCTGCAGAAAGACTGGGACCCCTTCCGCCTGTCAGAGGCGCTGAACTTCCACCTGAAGCCCAATCCGGTCGCCATCACCTCCTGCGCAAGGGTCGCCGATGACTGGCACGCGCGGTTCTCGGCGGTAGAGCGGCAATACCTCTTCCGCATCCTGATGCGCCGCGCCCCGGCCACCCATGAGGCAGGCCAGGTCTGGCAGGTGCCGCATGAACTTGATGCCGAGGCAATGCAGCAGGCCGCAGATCACCTGATCGGGCACCACGATTTCACCACCTTCCGCTCCACCATCTGCCAGGCCGCCAGCCCGGTTAAAACCCTGGACGAGCTGACGGTGGAACGGGTCGCGGGCTTCACCGGGCCGGAAATCCATTTCCACGTGCGCGCCCGCAGCTTTCTGCACAATCAGGTGCGCAGCTTTGTCGGCACGCTGGAGAGGGTCGGCGCAGGCAGCTGGTCCCCCGCCGACGTAAAGGCGGCGCTTGAGACCCGCGATCGCGCCGCCTGTGGCCCGGTCTGCCCCGGACATGGCCTTTATCTCGCCCGCGTCGGCTATCCCGATCCGGTCTTTGCCACAGACAGTCGATAG
- a CDS encoding YcjX family protein, which yields MVLTSLADSAARRVEALGSSLSETFLEPSLRLGVTGLARAGKTVFITSLVANLMNRGRMVQLSAARDGRIETAYLQPQPDDTVPRFDYESHLAALTGADPHWPDSTRAVSELRLSLKVRPSGLLAGLQGPRVLHLDIVDYPGEWLLDLALLDKSFDQWSGEVLARIAGREEAQGFLAAAGATDAHAAHDEGQAQALAASFTEYLNAARNAGFYDCTPGRFLLPGDLAGSPVLTFAPLAVGEGSPPRGSLRREMARRYEAYKARVVKPFFRDHFSRIDRQVVLVDALGAIHSGPPAVEDLRQSMADILGAFRPGRNRFLTRILGGKRVEKILFAATKADHLHHVQHPQLTAIIEALTREAQDRARFAGAETAALSLASLRTTTEEMRAHQGQELPCVRGTLLEGGRQAAFYPGALPEDPGKLLTPARQGAESWLEGDYQSMAFAPAPLSLRPGDGLPHIRLDRAAEFLIGDRL from the coding sequence GTGGTACTGACATCCCTAGCCGACAGCGCAGCCCGCCGGGTCGAGGCCCTGGGCAGCAGCCTGTCGGAGACTTTTCTGGAACCGAGCCTGAGGCTCGGCGTCACCGGTCTGGCGCGGGCGGGCAAGACCGTCTTTATCACCTCTTTGGTGGCCAATCTGATGAACCGGGGCCGCATGGTGCAGCTATCGGCGGCGCGGGATGGGCGGATCGAGACCGCCTATCTGCAACCCCAGCCCGACGACACCGTGCCGCGGTTCGACTATGAATCCCATTTGGCCGCCCTCACCGGGGCTGATCCGCATTGGCCGGACAGCACCCGCGCCGTTTCCGAACTGCGCCTCAGCCTGAAGGTGCGGCCCTCGGGGCTGCTTGCCGGGTTGCAGGGCCCCCGGGTGCTACATTTGGATATCGTGGATTATCCGGGGGAATGGCTGCTGGATCTGGCGCTGCTGGACAAGAGCTTTGATCAGTGGTCCGGCGAAGTGCTGGCCCGGATCGCAGGGCGGGAAGAGGCGCAGGGGTTCCTTGCGGCCGCAGGGGCCACCGATGCGCATGCCGCCCATGACGAGGGGCAGGCACAGGCGCTGGCGGCCTCCTTCACCGAATACCTTAACGCCGCGCGAAATGCCGGGTTCTATGACTGCACGCCGGGCCGGTTCCTGCTGCCGGGTGATCTCGCAGGCTCACCGGTGCTGACCTTTGCGCCGCTTGCCGTCGGGGAGGGCAGCCCGCCGCGTGGCAGCCTGCGGCGGGAAATGGCGCGCCGCTACGAGGCCTATAAGGCGCGGGTGGTGAAACCGTTCTTTCGCGATCACTTTTCCCGCATCGACCGTCAGGTGGTGCTGGTCGATGCGCTGGGGGCGATCCATTCCGGCCCGCCCGCCGTCGAGGATCTACGCCAGTCGATGGCGGATATCCTGGGCGCCTTCCGGCCTGGGCGCAACCGGTTCCTGACCCGGATCCTGGGCGGCAAAAGGGTGGAGAAGATCCTGTTTGCCGCCACCAAGGCGGACCATTTGCACCACGTCCAGCATCCGCAGCTGACCGCGATCATCGAGGCGCTGACCCGAGAGGCGCAGGACCGCGCCCGCTTTGCCGGGGCGGAAACGGCGGCCCTGTCGCTGGCCTCTTTGCGGACCACGACCGAGGAAATGCGCGCCCATCAGGGACAGGAGCTGCCCTGTGTGCGCGGCACACTGCTGGAGGGTGGACGGCAAGCGGCCTTTTACCCAGGCGCTTTGCCCGAGGACCCGGGCAAGCTGCTGACCCCGGCGCGGCAAGGGGCGGAGAGCTGGCTGGAGGGAGACTATCAGAGCATGGCCTTTGCGCCTGCGCCCCTGAGCCTCAGACCTGGGGATGGCCTGCCGCATATCCGGCTGGACCGGGCCGCCGAATTCCTGATCGGAGATCGTCTATGA
- a CDS encoding GNAT family N-acetyltransferase, which produces MSLELRPARPTDAGTIGDILHRFAAETPWMPELYSGAEAISFCGVMIDRGWVTVAEEDARVLGFVARDGAEICALYLAPEARGQGIGKRLLDAAKGACGHLHLWTFEANSGAQRFYLREGFTETARSDGARNDEGLPDISYAWRAAKQEAA; this is translated from the coding sequence ATGAGCCTTGAATTGCGCCCGGCGCGCCCGACGGATGCGGGCACGATTGGCGATATCCTGCACCGGTTTGCGGCAGAAACGCCCTGGATGCCAGAGCTGTATTCCGGGGCCGAGGCGATTTCCTTTTGCGGGGTGATGATCGACCGGGGCTGGGTCACCGTGGCCGAGGAAGACGCCCGGGTGCTGGGGTTTGTGGCCCGTGATGGCGCGGAAATCTGCGCCCTCTATCTGGCGCCCGAGGCGCGCGGGCAGGGCATAGGCAAACGCCTTCTGGATGCAGCCAAGGGGGCCTGCGGGCATCTGCACCTCTGGACCTTTGAGGCCAATTCCGGGGCGCAGCGGTTCTACCTGCGCGAAGGGTTTACTGAGACGGCGCGCAGCGATGGCGCGCGCAACGACGAAGGGCTGCCGGATATTTCCTATGCCTGGCGGGCCGCGAAACAGGAGGCCGCGTGA
- a CDS encoding YcjF family protein, with the protein MSQGPVVFDLEEDQKPAPAVSDAPPVPDLGPEVPGGPPPAAMQRAAALAARPPSRLSRWFWGTVLALLGAMVSVAAWDFATGLIARVPVLGWAISAALLLALVLAALMLLREGLALARLKRVDDLRQAAIPAVEDPTAARAYVARLERFYGDRADLAWHRARLAERTPEVMDADALMQLAEDELLAPLDARALQEVEGAARQVATVTALVPLALADVVTALVASVRMIRRVAEIYGGRSGLFGSWRLTRAVLAHLVATGAVAAGDDLLESVLGGSVLSKLSRRFGEGVVNGALSARVGIAAMEVCRPMPFSPRHRPSTRKVVQRALSGLFSRSKAKADADR; encoded by the coding sequence ATGAGCCAGGGACCCGTCGTCTTTGATCTGGAGGAAGACCAGAAACCGGCCCCCGCTGTCAGCGATGCGCCGCCGGTTCCCGATCTTGGGCCGGAGGTGCCGGGCGGGCCGCCTCCGGCTGCCATGCAGCGGGCTGCGGCGCTGGCGGCGCGGCCACCCTCGCGGCTGTCGCGCTGGTTCTGGGGCACGGTTCTGGCACTGCTCGGCGCGATGGTGTCCGTTGCGGCCTGGGACTTTGCCACCGGGCTGATTGCACGGGTGCCGGTTCTGGGCTGGGCGATCTCTGCCGCTTTGCTGCTGGCGCTGGTGCTGGCGGCGCTGATGCTGCTGCGCGAAGGGCTGGCGCTGGCGCGGCTGAAGCGGGTTGACGATCTGCGACAGGCCGCGATCCCGGCGGTGGAGGATCCTACGGCAGCGCGCGCCTATGTGGCGCGGCTGGAGCGATTTTATGGAGATCGTGCGGATCTGGCCTGGCATCGCGCGCGACTGGCGGAACGCACTCCCGAGGTGATGGATGCCGATGCCTTGATGCAGCTGGCCGAGGACGAGTTGCTGGCGCCGCTGGATGCGCGCGCCCTGCAAGAGGTCGAAGGCGCCGCGCGGCAGGTGGCGACGGTCACGGCATTGGTGCCACTGGCGCTGGCCGATGTGGTGACGGCGCTTGTTGCCTCGGTGCGGATGATCCGGCGGGTGGCGGAAATCTACGGTGGACGCTCGGGCCTCTTTGGCTCCTGGCGGCTGACGCGGGCGGTGCTGGCGCATCTGGTGGCCACCGGCGCGGTTGCGGCGGGGGATGATCTGCTGGAATCCGTGCTGGGCGGATCGGTCCTGTCGAAACTGTCACGGCGGTTCGGCGAAGGCGTGGTCAACGGTGCCCTGTCGGCGCGGGTCGGCATCGCCGCGATGGAGGTCTGCCGCCCAATGCCGTTTTCCCCGCGCCACCGCCCTTCGACCCGCAAGGTCGTGCAGCGGGCGCTGTCCGGGCTGTTCTCCCGATCCAAGGCAAAGGCGGACGCAGACCGCTAG
- a CDS encoding group III truncated hemoglobin, which yields MTSPDLPRPPAQDAPLRRFDISGAEIDEVVRVFYGKIRQHPVLGPVFGAHVTDWPEHEEKIARFWRNAILREKCYNGNPMRVHVSRSDIKAEHFPLWLDLFHSVLKAELPTQTAQSWGALADRIGEGFRTGVTAMRQPKDAPPKLF from the coding sequence GTGACCTCCCCCGATCTGCCCAGGCCCCCCGCGCAAGACGCCCCGCTGCGCCGCTTTGACATCAGCGGCGCCGAGATCGACGAGGTCGTGCGTGTTTTTTATGGCAAGATACGGCAGCACCCCGTGCTGGGGCCCGTGTTCGGCGCCCATGTGACCGACTGGCCGGAACACGAGGAAAAGATCGCCCGGTTCTGGCGCAACGCGATACTGCGCGAGAAGTGCTACAACGGCAATCCGATGCGGGTGCATGTCTCCCGCTCTGATATCAAGGCCGAGCATTTCCCACTCTGGCTTGACCTGTTTCACAGCGTTCTGAAGGCCGAACTGCCCACGCAGACCGCGCAAAGCTGGGGCGCGCTCGCCGACCGGATCGGCGAAGGCTTCAGAACCGGCGTAACCGCCATGCGCCAGCCCAAGGATGCGCCGCCCAAACTGTTCTGA
- a CDS encoding calcium-binding protein: MAHLASSYASYETFLRGADAFWSVDLGAMNNSGVTGDALLSVNTEEDGTRYLNISISAAGLTPDVRHAQHVHGTFDDEGNPSDARMPVTADDADQDGFVEVLEGLAAYGDILLPLTDGDGVLPMTRSDGTMNFIQSYELGDDSNFFSPVSGNDYTAADLMPMENREIVIHGQNVGSGFGAGTGGEINGSQDGYVGLLPVAAGEIEGTNRAQALDILEDQFQRASETVRLGAGDDVFDGGLGNDRIYGGKGTDRIDGGADDDWLWGRSQNDVLRGDGGDDHLFGNKGSDRLFGDEGDDHLKGHGGGDDLNGGSGNDMLKGHRGDDMLEGSAGRDMLKGHSGDDVLTGGNGRDVLTGGAGWDEFVYTDMREGRDRITDFEDGIDLISLNTLGMDFADLSISDAARGARVEFGNTSILLEGVMADQLDQSDFIF; encoded by the coding sequence ATGGCCCATCTGGCTTCATCCTATGCATCCTACGAGACGTTCCTGCGCGGCGCCGACGCCTTCTGGTCGGTAGACCTGGGGGCGATGAACAATTCGGGCGTCACCGGCGATGCGCTGCTGTCGGTCAATACCGAAGAGGACGGTACCCGCTATCTGAATATCTCGATCTCGGCGGCGGGGCTGACCCCGGATGTGCGCCACGCCCAGCATGTGCATGGCACCTTTGATGACGAAGGGAACCCCTCGGATGCCCGCATGCCGGTGACTGCGGATGATGCGGATCAGGACGGTTTTGTCGAGGTGCTGGAAGGGCTGGCCGCCTATGGCGACATCCTGCTGCCGCTGACCGATGGCGATGGGGTGCTGCCGATGACCCGGTCGGACGGCACGATGAATTTCATCCAGAGTTATGAGCTGGGTGACGACAGCAACTTCTTCAGCCCGGTCAGCGGCAACGACTATACTGCGGCGGATCTGATGCCGATGGAAAACCGGGAAATCGTTATTCACGGGCAAAATGTGGGGTCGGGCTTCGGCGCCGGGACAGGCGGCGAGATCAACGGATCGCAGGATGGCTATGTCGGCCTGCTGCCCGTGGCAGCGGGTGAGATCGAAGGCACCAACCGGGCGCAGGCGCTCGACATCCTTGAGGACCAGTTCCAGCGGGCTTCGGAAACCGTGCGTCTGGGCGCGGGGGACGATGTCTTTGACGGCGGCCTTGGCAATGATCGGATTTATGGTGGCAAGGGCACTGATCGGATCGATGGCGGCGCCGATGATGACTGGCTCTGGGGACGTAGCCAGAACGATGTGCTGCGCGGTGACGGTGGCGACGATCATCTTTTCGGCAACAAGGGCAGCGATCGGTTGTTCGGTGATGAGGGGGATGACCACCTGAAGGGCCACGGTGGCGGCGATGATCTGAACGGCGGCTCTGGCAATGACATGCTGAAAGGCCACCGCGGAGATGATATGCTGGAGGGCAGCGCCGGACGCGACATGCTGAAGGGTCACAGCGGCGATGATGTCCTGACCGGCGGCAATGGCCGCGACGTGCTGACCGGTGGCGCAGGCTGGGATGAGTTCGTCTATACCGATATGCGCGAAGGGCGCGACCGGATCACCGATTTCGAGGACGGGATCGACCTGATCAGCCTCAATACGCTGGGCATGGATTTTGCCGATCTCAGCATCAGCGATGCGGCGCGCGGCGCGCGGGTCGAATTCGGCAATACCTCGATCCTGCTCGAAGGCGTCATGGCGGATCAGCTGGACCAAAGCGATTTCATCTTCTGA
- a CDS encoding VIT1/CCC1 transporter family protein, whose translation MTDHGHSPQEIKDRIGAPPGRGVLRDVVYGGIDGSVTTFAIVAGVAGAGLSPFVIVALGLANVLADGFSMAAGNYSGTKAELDDARRLRQVENHHIDHYPDGEREEVREILRLKGLSGRVLDEATDEICKNRETWVDLMIEGEYGLAGVDPHPMKAAIATFVAFLVAGMVPLLPFLFGLSNAFTVSSWMTMGCFFAIGALKSRWSLAPWWRSGGETLVIGGAAAAMAYGVGLMFHA comes from the coding sequence ATGACAGACCACGGCCACAGCCCGCAGGAGATCAAGGACCGGATCGGCGCACCGCCGGGGCGGGGGGTGCTGCGCGATGTGGTTTATGGCGGCATCGACGGATCCGTCACCACCTTTGCCATCGTGGCGGGGGTGGCGGGCGCGGGGCTGTCGCCCTTTGTGATTGTGGCGCTGGGGCTGGCCAATGTGCTGGCCGATGGGTTCTCCATGGCGGCAGGCAACTATTCCGGCACCAAGGCTGAACTGGACGACGCCCGCCGACTGCGCCAGGTCGAGAACCATCATATCGATCACTACCCGGATGGAGAGCGCGAGGAGGTCCGAGAGATCCTGCGGCTCAAGGGTTTGAGCGGTCGCGTGCTGGACGAGGCCACCGACGAGATCTGCAAGAACCGCGAAACCTGGGTCGATCTGATGATCGAGGGCGAATACGGGCTTGCCGGGGTCGACCCGCACCCGATGAAGGCCGCCATTGCCACATTCGTGGCCTTTCTGGTGGCGGGCATGGTGCCGCTGCTGCCGTTTCTGTTTGGCCTCTCCAATGCCTTTACCGTGTCGTCCTGGATGACCATGGGCTGTTTCTTTGCCATTGGCGCCCTCAAAAGCCGCTGGTCGCTGGCGCCCTGGTGGCGCTCGGGCGGGGAAACGCTGGTGATCGGCGGCGCGGCGGCGGCCATGGCCTATGGTGTGGGGCTGATGTTCCACGCTTGA
- the ileS gene encoding isoleucine--tRNA ligase, with the protein MCADTPQTPDYKNTLNLPKTDFPMRAGLPKREPAWLERWAKIGVYDRLRENNEGREPFTLHDGPPYANGHLHIGHALNKTIKDMIVRSHQMMGYDARYVPGWDCHGLPIEWKIEEQYRKKGKNKDAVPVIEFRQECRAFADEWVDIQREEFKRLGITGNWANPYLTMDYHAEAVIAGEFQKFLMNGTLYQGSKPVMWSPVEKTALAEAEVEYHDKESFTIWVKFKVAEPADHKLAGAYVVIWTTTPWTMPSNKAVVYGEDIAYGLYEVTGTPEESWVKVGDKYVLADNLAADVMKRARLEEDQYTRVADVPVADLEGIGLTHPLAGAEGSNGEWDDIRDFRAADFVTDTEGTGFVHCAPSHGMEEFELYRDLGMLKQVITYNVMDDGSFRADLPFFGGKYILNRKGGEGDANKTVIDKLVEVGGLMARGKIKHSYPHSWRSKAPIIYRNTPQWFAAVDKELGDGLDTYGKTIRERALTSIDQLVKWTPQTGRNRLYSMIEARPDWVLSRQRAWGVPLTCFTKKGALPTDDDFLLRNDEVNARIVAAFDEKGADVWYEDGFKAQVLDGIVDPDAYDQVFDVLDVWFDSGSTHAFVLRDREDGTEDGIADVYMEGTDQHRGWFHSSLLEACGTLGRAPYRNVVTHGFTLDEKGMKMSKSLGNTIVPEKVVQQYGADILRLWVAQTDYTADQRIGPEILKGTADSYRRLRNTMRYMLGSLGDFTEDQRVDPADMPELEQWVLHRLAELDHKVRSGYAAFDFQGVFSAVFTFATVDLSAFYFDVRKDALYCDGDTLNARAARTVLDILFHRLTTWLAPILVFTMEEVWLERFPGEDSSVHLVDIPETPADWLNEPLAAKWAAIRQARRVVTSALEIQRTDKVIGASLEAAPVVHLRDPEVLEALKSVNFADICITSDVVLTGDPAPAEAFRMPEIDGISVVFEKAEGEKCQRCWKILPDVGTHAHAGVCGRCDSALS; encoded by the coding sequence ATGTGCGCCGACACGCCTCAGACCCCCGACTATAAGAACACCCTGAACCTGCCCAAGACCGATTTCCCCATGCGCGCGGGCCTGCCCAAGCGGGAACCCGCATGGCTGGAGCGCTGGGCAAAGATCGGTGTCTATGACCGGCTGCGCGAAAACAACGAAGGCCGCGAGCCGTTCACGCTGCATGACGGCCCACCCTATGCCAACGGCCACCTGCACATCGGTCACGCGCTGAACAAGACCATCAAGGACATGATCGTGCGCTCGCACCAGATGATGGGCTATGATGCGCGTTACGTGCCGGGCTGGGACTGCCACGGTCTGCCGATCGAATGGAAGATCGAGGAACAGTACCGCAAGAAGGGCAAGAACAAGGACGCGGTGCCGGTCATCGAGTTCCGCCAGGAGTGCCGCGCCTTTGCCGATGAATGGGTCGATATCCAGCGGGAAGAGTTCAAGCGTCTTGGCATCACCGGCAACTGGGCCAATCCGTATCTCACCATGGATTACCATGCCGAGGCGGTGATCGCGGGCGAATTTCAGAAGTTCCTGATGAACGGCACGCTCTATCAGGGATCAAAACCCGTGATGTGGTCGCCGGTGGAAAAAACCGCACTGGCCGAGGCCGAGGTGGAATACCACGACAAGGAAAGCTTCACCATCTGGGTGAAGTTCAAGGTGGCCGAGCCTGCGGATCACAAACTGGCAGGTGCCTATGTGGTGATCTGGACCACCACCCCCTGGACCATGCCCTCGAACAAGGCCGTGGTTTACGGCGAAGACATTGCCTATGGCCTTTATGAGGTGACCGGCACGCCAGAGGAATCCTGGGTCAAGGTGGGCGACAAATACGTTCTGGCCGATAACCTGGCCGCCGACGTCATGAAGCGCGCGCGGCTGGAGGAAGACCAGTATACCCGCGTTGCCGATGTACCGGTGGCCGATCTCGAAGGCATCGGCCTGACCCACCCCCTCGCAGGTGCCGAAGGCTCCAACGGCGAATGGGACGACATCCGCGATTTCCGCGCGGCCGATTTCGTCACCGACACCGAAGGCACCGGTTTCGTGCATTGCGCGCCCAGCCACGGGATGGAGGAATTCGAACTCTACCGTGACCTTGGCATGCTGAAGCAGGTCATCACCTACAACGTGATGGACGACGGTTCCTTCCGTGCCGATCTGCCGTTCTTTGGCGGCAAATACATCCTGAACCGCAAAGGCGGCGAGGGCGATGCCAACAAGACCGTCATCGACAAGCTGGTCGAGGTCGGCGGGCTGATGGCGCGTGGCAAGATCAAGCACAGCTATCCGCATTCCTGGCGCTCCAAGGCGCCGATCATCTATCGCAACACGCCGCAATGGTTTGCAGCCGTGGACAAAGAACTGGGCGACGGGCTCGATACCTATGGCAAGACCATCCGCGAGCGGGCGCTGACCTCGATCGACCAACTGGTGAAATGGACGCCGCAGACCGGGCGCAATCGTCTCTATTCGATGATCGAAGCGCGCCCTGACTGGGTGCTGTCGCGCCAGCGCGCCTGGGGTGTGCCGCTGACCTGCTTTACCAAGAAGGGCGCCCTGCCCACCGACGATGATTTCCTGCTGCGCAACGATGAGGTCAACGCCCGTATCGTCGCCGCCTTTGACGAAAAGGGCGCCGATGTCTGGTACGAGGACGGCTTCAAGGCGCAGGTGCTGGACGGTATCGTTGATCCCGACGCCTATGATCAGGTCTTTGACGTTCTCGACGTTTGGTTCGATTCCGGCTCCACCCATGCCTTCGTGCTGCGTGACCGCGAAGATGGCACCGAGGACGGTATCGCCGATGTCTATATGGAAGGCACCGACCAGCACCGTGGCTGGTTCCACTCCTCCCTGCTGGAGGCCTGTGGCACCCTGGGCCGCGCGCCTTACCGCAACGTGGTGACCCACGGCTTCACGCTGGATGAGAAGGGCATGAAGATGTCCAAATCGCTGGGCAACACCATCGTGCCGGAAAAGGTCGTACAGCAATACGGCGCCGACATCCTGCGTCTGTGGGTGGCCCAGACCGATTACACCGCCGACCAGCGGATCGGTCCGGAGATCCTGAAAGGCACCGCCGACAGCTACCGCCGTTTGCGCAACACCATGCGGTACATGCTGGGCAGCCTTGGCGATTTCACCGAGGACCAGCGCGTTGATCCCGCCGATATGCCCGAGCTGGAGCAATGGGTGCTGCACCGTCTTGCAGAACTGGATCACAAGGTGCGCTCCGGCTATGCCGCCTTCGACTTCCAGGGCGTGTTCTCCGCGGTCTTCACCTTTGCCACCGTGGATCTGTCGGCCTTCTATTTCGACGTGCGCAAGGATGCGCTCTATTGCGATGGCGATACGCTGAATGCCCGCGCCGCGCGCACCGTTCTGGACATCCTGTTCCACCGCCTGACCACCTGGCTGGCGCCGATCCTGGTCTTCACCATGGAAGAAGTCTGGCTGGAACGCTTCCCGGGCGAGGACAGCTCGGTGCATCTGGTGGACATCCCCGAAACCCCGGCCGACTGGCTGAACGAGCCGCTGGCCGCGAAATGGGCCGCGATCCGTCAGGCCCGTCGGGTGGTGACCTCGGCGCTGGAAATCCAGCGTACCGACAAGGTGATCGGTGCCTCGCTTGAAGCCGCGCCGGTGGTGCATCTGCGCGACCCGGAGGTTCTGGAGGCGCTGAAATCGGTGAATTTTGCCGATATCTGCATCACTTCGGATGTGGTTTTGACCGGCGATCCGGCCCCAGCCGAAGCCTTCCGCATGCCAGAGATCGACGGCATCTCGGTTGTGTTTGAAAAGGCAGAAGGCGAGAAATGCCAGCGCTGCTGGAAGATCCTGCCGGATGTGGGCACCCATGCCCATGCCGGTGTCTGTGGTCGCTGCGACAGCGCGCTGAGCTAA
- a CDS encoding methylated-DNA--[protein]-cysteine S-methyltransferase → MQQPSAHLKTPVGRVVVTAQDGAITRLRWQETPAEPAQAPAGDAATEEVLSRAVAQLRAYFSGELEAFSLPLDVAGSAYQQAVCAEIAAIPFGETRTYGQLAQTLGSSAQAVGNACGANPIPIIIPCHRVLGGSGLGGFSGQGGVETKVSLLRHEGAAGLLI, encoded by the coding sequence ATGCAGCAGCCGAGCGCGCATCTGAAAACCCCGGTCGGGCGGGTGGTCGTGACCGCGCAGGATGGGGCGATCACCCGGCTGCGCTGGCAGGAAACTCCCGCAGAACCTGCGCAGGCGCCTGCCGGAGATGCCGCAACGGAGGAGGTGCTGAGCCGGGCAGTGGCGCAGCTGCGTGCCTATTTCTCGGGAGAGTTAGAGGCCTTCAGCCTGCCGCTGGATGTGGCAGGGTCCGCCTATCAGCAGGCGGTTTGCGCGGAAATCGCCGCCATTCCCTTTGGCGAGACGCGCACCTACGGTCAGCTGGCGCAGACTCTTGGCAGTTCGGCGCAGGCGGTAGGCAATGCTTGCGGCGCCAATCCCATTCCGATCATCATCCCCTGTCATCGGGTGCTGGGTGGCAGCGGGCTTGGCGGGTTTTCTGGGCAGGGTGGGGTCGAAACAAAAGTATCCCTGCTGCGCCATGAGGGCGCGGCAGGGTTGCTGATCTGA